From the genome of Pseudoliparis swirei isolate HS2019 ecotype Mariana Trench chromosome 10, NWPU_hadal_v1, whole genome shotgun sequence, one region includes:
- the si:ch211-244b2.3 gene encoding uncharacterized protein si:ch211-244b2.3, with translation MDSGDNMDQSQDTPANGKHYEWQLSTGGQWQPIANDHVIETHYCQPGAKGIRIHILHRQVNIDFDKLETQTAGVGVQRLRLLPPGQTEDVGWYFRDDRLWREYGSTSSGTSSSSSVSSGDVQRQFALNPRGTFNFTVGSTGYTLDFSTMTQTNCATGLRRNVRKRPKFTSNTGSSVSSSQLPDGGFTWEFMGDEGKWTEYEAHISSFDSAAIETQFQQSPQGRLHFQIGSSSYTLDFSRMCQVNHVFGTERAARRTAAAASPRSSSGAGPRWQFQDIDGLWKDYSKGSSVSSQDIELQYQQNPSGTVKFTTNSYGYELDLSAMSQKNMSTSTTRSVRRLQQ, from the exons ATG GATTCCGGAGACAACATGGACCAAAGCCAGGACACTCCAG CCAACGGGAAACATTATGAGTGGCAGCTGTCAACAGGAGGTCAGTGGCAGCCGATCGCCAACGACCACGTGATCGAGACCCACTACTGCCAGCCCGGAGCCAAAGGGATCCGCATCCACATCCTGCACAG GCAGGTGAACATCGACTTTGATAAGTTAGAGACTCAGACTGCAGGTGTCGGGGTccagaggctccgcctcctccctccgggCCAGACGGAGGACGTCGGCTGGTACTTCCGAGACGACCGGCTGTGGCGTGAATATGGATCCACG AGCTCCGgcacgtcgtcctcctcctcggtcaGCAGCGGAGACGTCCAGCGTCAGTTCGCCCTGAACCCTCGGGGAACCTTCAACTTCACGGTGGGCTCGACGGGCTACACGCTGGACTTCTCCA CCATGACACAAACAAACTGCGCCACAGGGCTGCGCAGGAATGTGCGAAAACGTCCTAAATTCACTTCCAACACGGGAAG ttcagtttcctcctcccagctccCTGACGGaggcttcacgtgggagttcaTGGGAGACGAGGGGAAATGGACAGAATACGAAGCGCAT attTCTTCTTTTGACAGCgccgccatcgagacacaattccaGCAGAGTCCACAAGGCCGGCTGCACTTCCAGATCGGGAGCAGCTCGTACACGCTGGACTTTTCAC GAATGTGTCAAGTCAACCACGTCTTCGGGACTGAAAGAGCGGCGAGGAGGACCGCCGCCGCTGCGAGTCCACGCAGCAG CTCGGGCGCAGGGCCACGATGGCAATTTCAAGATATCGATGGACTTTGGAAAGATTATTCCAAAGGAAGCAGCGTCTCCAGTCAGGACATCGAGCTCCAGTACCAACAGAACCCGTCGGGCACCGTGAAGTTCACCACCAACAGCTACGGCTATGAGCTGGACCTCTCAG CCATGAGTCAGAAGAACAtgtccaccagcaccaccagatCAGTGCGACGACTTCAGCAGTGA